One part of the Francisella adeliensis genome encodes these proteins:
- the deoC gene encoding deoxyribose-phosphate aldolase, translated as MITKQKIVSLMDLTQLGDNDTNEDIMNLCSKAKNSLGEVAAICVFKEFIPVVKKQLGQDFKVATVVNFPNGDSSLAEVVSEAKEALELGADEIDVVIDYNQYIKTGESSNSCEIINSVKELCGDKVLKVIIESGELNSNHLIEKASVDAIANGANFIKTSTGKTPIGATLGAAKIMLETISNNDAGVGFKASGGIRNYDQAIAYINLADTIINDNYVNASKFRFGVSGLLDNLLEQTKEDTNGY; from the coding sequence ATGATAACTAAACAAAAAATCGTTTCGCTAATGGATTTAACTCAATTAGGCGATAATGATACAAATGAAGATATTATGAACCTATGCTCTAAGGCAAAAAACTCTCTTGGAGAGGTTGCTGCAATTTGTGTCTTCAAAGAATTTATTCCTGTTGTTAAAAAGCAACTAGGACAAGATTTTAAGGTAGCTACTGTAGTAAATTTTCCAAATGGAGACTCTTCATTAGCAGAAGTCGTTTCAGAAGCAAAAGAAGCTCTTGAGCTTGGGGCTGATGAAATTGATGTGGTGATTGATTATAATCAGTATATTAAAACTGGTGAAAGCTCAAACTCATGTGAGATTATAAATTCTGTTAAAGAGCTATGTGGTGATAAGGTACTAAAGGTGATTATAGAGTCTGGAGAATTAAACTCAAATCATCTAATAGAAAAAGCAAGTGTTGATGCAATTGCAAATGGTGCGAATTTCATAAAGACTTCTACAGGAAAAACTCCAATAGGTGCAACGCTTGGAGCAGCTAAAATAATGCTGGAAACTATTTCTAATAATGATGCAGGAGTTGGTTTTAAAGCTTCTGGGGGGATTAGAAACTATGACCAAGCTATTGCATACATAAACTTAGCTGATACTATAATCAATGACAATTATGTTAATGCAAGTAAATTTAGGTTTGGTGTTAGCGGACTGTTAGATAATTTACTCGAACAAACAAAAGAAGATACAAATGGCTACTAA
- a CDS encoding NupC/NupG family nucleoside CNT transporter — protein sequence MATKLLFFVLSLLVIYILAFAWSSNRKLIRYKYLVIIVVVQLILAKFMLSTSVGVQIIDTVNKAFGVLLSSAHVGVSFVFGGLADSKDFIFFFNAAMPIVVMSAVIGVLQHFKILPYIVVGIGSVLSKFTGMSKLESFNAVSSLSVGQSENFLYYKKILQYLPSNVLYTMAATAMSTVSIGTAAAYMTIINPTYVCVAIVLNMFGTFFVLNIINPYEKTKETSYKFLNDQVEEENKQKFFEMLSEYIIDGFKVAIVVCVMIIGFIAFLNLADDIFTAICGVSLRAIIGYILYPLAWLLNINGSEIHLASQIMGTKIVTNEFVAMEMLSQHTKSFSAHSEAVISVFLVSFANFSSIGIIIGAIQALSKEASVKVAKFSLKILYGAILVSFLSASVVGFVI from the coding sequence ATGGCTACTAAACTTTTATTTTTTGTATTAAGTCTGCTAGTAATATATATATTAGCATTTGCATGGAGTAGCAATAGAAAGCTAATTCGTTACAAATATCTAGTGATAATTGTCGTGGTACAGCTTATTCTGGCGAAATTTATGCTAAGTACTTCTGTGGGTGTTCAAATTATAGATACTGTAAACAAGGCGTTTGGGGTGCTCTTATCAAGTGCACATGTTGGAGTTTCATTTGTATTTGGTGGTTTAGCAGATTCAAAAGATTTTATATTTTTCTTTAATGCTGCGATGCCAATAGTTGTGATGTCTGCTGTGATAGGTGTTTTGCAACACTTCAAAATTCTTCCTTATATAGTTGTGGGCATTGGTAGTGTATTGTCGAAATTTACGGGTATGAGTAAGTTAGAGTCATTTAATGCGGTAAGTTCACTAAGTGTTGGTCAGTCAGAAAACTTTTTGTACTATAAAAAGATCTTGCAATATTTGCCCTCAAATGTCCTTTATACAATGGCTGCTACAGCGATGTCTACTGTTTCGATAGGGACGGCTGCTGCATATATGACTATTATAAACCCAACTTATGTGTGTGTCGCAATTGTACTAAACATGTTTGGTACGTTTTTTGTGTTAAATATCATAAACCCTTATGAGAAAACTAAAGAAACGAGCTATAAGTTTCTTAATGATCAAGTTGAAGAAGAAAATAAGCAGAAATTCTTTGAAATGCTTTCAGAGTATATTATTGATGGATTTAAAGTAGCAATAGTCGTTTGTGTAATGATTATCGGTTTTATTGCATTTTTAAACCTAGCAGATGATATTTTTACTGCAATTTGTGGAGTAAGTCTGCGAGCGATTATAGGCTATATTTTATATCCTTTAGCATGGCTTCTAAATATAAACGGTAGCGAGATACATTTAGCAAGTCAGATAATGGGTACAAAAATAGTTACTAATGAATTTGTAGCTATGGAAATGTTATCTCAGCATACAAAATCTTTTTCTGCTCATTCGGAAGCAGTTATTTCAGTGTTTTTAGTATCATTTGCGAACTTTAGTTCTATCGGTATTATAATAGGTGCGATACAGGCTTTAAGTAAAGAAGCATCTGTAAAAGTTGCTAAGTTTAGCTTGAAAATTTTATACGGAGCAATACTTGTAAGCTTTTTATCAGCAAGTGTTGTAGGGTTTGTGATATAG
- a CDS encoding NupC/NupG family nucleoside CNT transporter yields MLSKILYFLLGLVVVFVMAFLWSSDRRNIKYKTLAIILVIQLVLAVIMLDSSLGVSIVDHVSNGFNDLLEYAHVGTAFIFGDLANSQKNGFVFFFNVGMSIVLISAIIGILQYFKILPVIIKSIGFILSKITGMGRLESFNAVSSLMVGQQENFLVYKKIIGHLPSNVLYTMAATAMSSISLAAIAIYISIIEPRLVCVAVVINMFGIFFVLNIINPYEKTNDLMYSKLHDNYENTKQSFFEVLSEYILDGFKVAVIICAMLIGFVALLAMIDGIFTAVLGISFREILGYLLYPFAWVLNIHGNETYIAGQIMGTKIVANELVAMQMLKDQSANLSAHTQAVISVFLVSFASLSSIGIIIGAVQALSKEAAIKVAKFGLKIVYGALLVSFLSANIVGLII; encoded by the coding sequence ATTTTATCTAAAATCTTATATTTTTTGTTAGGACTTGTCGTTGTTTTTGTGATGGCTTTTCTTTGGAGTTCTGATAGGAGAAATATAAAGTATAAAACTCTAGCTATTATTTTAGTTATTCAGCTAGTATTAGCAGTGATTATGCTTGATTCAAGTTTGGGTGTCTCTATTGTTGACCATGTTTCTAATGGCTTTAATGATCTACTTGAGTATGCTCATGTAGGTACAGCATTTATCTTTGGTGATTTGGCAAATTCTCAAAAAAATGGTTTTGTATTTTTCTTTAATGTTGGGATGTCTATAGTTTTAATCTCAGCGATAATAGGAATTCTACAATACTTTAAAATTCTGCCAGTAATTATAAAATCTATAGGATTTATTTTGTCGAAAATAACTGGCATGGGTAGACTAGAATCTTTCAATGCAGTTAGTTCTTTGATGGTTGGCCAGCAAGAAAATTTCTTAGTCTATAAAAAAATAATTGGCCATTTACCTTCAAATGTTCTGTATACAATGGCAGCTACGGCAATGTCTTCCATATCTCTAGCAGCAATAGCTATCTATATATCTATTATTGAGCCAAGACTTGTATGTGTTGCTGTTGTGATAAATATGTTTGGTATATTTTTTGTACTAAATATTATCAACCCTTATGAAAAAACTAATGACCTAATGTATTCAAAACTTCATGATAATTATGAAAATACAAAGCAAAGCTTTTTTGAAGTGCTGTCAGAATATATACTAGATGGTTTCAAGGTCGCAGTTATAATCTGTGCGATGCTTATAGGTTTTGTGGCTCTTTTGGCAATGATAGATGGAATCTTTACTGCGGTATTAGGTATAAGTTTTAGAGAGATTCTAGGGTATTTGCTTTATCCATTTGCTTGGGTTTTAAATATTCATGGCAATGAAACATATATTGCTGGCCAAATAATGGGTACAAAGATAGTCGCAAATGAACTAGTTGCGATGCAAATGTTAAAAGATCAGTCGGCAAATCTTTCTGCACATACGCAGGCAGTTATTTCGGTGTTTTTAGTTTCTTTTGCTAGTTTAAGTTCAATTGGTATAATTATTGGAGCAGTTCAAGCTTTAAGTAAAGAGGCAGCTATTAAGGTTGCTAAGTTTGGTTTGAAAATAGTTTATGGTGCTTTGTTAGTAAGCTTTTTATCTGCAAATATCGTGGGATTAATCATATAG